The segment TTGGCGAGAAACTCCCGTTCCCATTTTTCATAATCCTGGGCAACCTGCTCAGCTGCTACACCGCTCTTGTTGATAAGGCCCCAGCTTTTTCTGGGCTTGAGGATTTTCACATCATCAATGCAGAAAGGACAGTGGGAATCAAGTGACTTTATAAGATACGCAAGTTTCATGGGTACCACAAAGTCTCTGTTATTCTCTGTGGCAGCATTGAAGATACTATTGGCTCTGTCAATGTCCCGGATAGGGTGCTCAACGAACACCATCCCTTCACACTGGTAAATCAGCTCGCTGATCTTTCTCCTGACTGCTTCTTCACTGTCTTTTTCCCTGCTGTCCATACGCGTTCCTTCACAGAGCAGCCATTTTGGAGTGGCCTTACGTGCTCTCTCAACAAACTTTCTGCTGAGATGCCCCTGAGATCCATGGAACCTTATATCACCGGTATAAACAATGTTCCCTTCATCAGTGTAAATGATAAAACCGCAGGCTCCAGGCAAAGAATGATCCACCGGGACCATTTCTACCCCCATGCTGCCTATCGACATTCTTTGTCCTTCTATCATTACACGATAATCTCTTTCATGGATGTACTCTGCTTTCTTCCGATCCACCCTGGAAAGCCCACCATTTTTGTTCTTATAGAACTTGAAAGACTCGCAGGCATCAATTAGATCGGAAAATGTGTTGCTACCCGTTTCCTGGACGCATCCAAGTATTATCTTAGTGGCCTGCGTACAATATATGGGAATATCCCATCTGAGAAAATGGATATACTGTGCATGGTCGGCGTGTGCGTGTGAGAGAAGTACAGCGTCCAGAGACCTTGCCTCCACCGGCCTGCCCATATGTGTGAGGTAATCTTCCCTATAGATTCCATCAATATCAGGCAGTAAGCCAAATTCGAAGAAGTCTCCTAGTCCCGAGCACTTCCTGGGGTTCAGGAACTCACAGAAGTATTGGGAGTTCTTGTTAAAACTCATCC is part of the Methanolobus chelungpuianus genome and harbors:
- a CDS encoding MBL fold metallo-hydrolase is translated as MEETYGNCFIKNGEKMVLISVLGGDGEIGGNKILLEHKGTRLFLDFGMSFNKNSQYFCEFLNPRKCSGLGDFFEFGLLPDIDGIYREDYLTHMGRPVEARSLDAVLLSHAHADHAQYIHFLRWDIPIYCTQATKIILGCVQETGSNTFSDLIDACESFKFYKNKNGGLSRVDRKKAEYIHERDYRVMIEGQRMSIGSMGVEMVPVDHSLPGACGFIIYTDEGNIVYTGDIRFHGSQGHLSRKFVERARKATPKWLLCEGTRMDSREKDSEEAVRRKISELIYQCEGMVFVEHPIRDIDRANSIFNAATENNRDFVVPMKLAYLIKSLDSHCPFCIDDVKILKPRKSWGLINKSGVAAEQVAQDYEKWEREFLAKENSVTCDDLNKSQKDYVISMSMWEIGQVADIKPINALWIKSSCEPFCEEMELDEKRKLSWLKHFGIRHEEAHASGHASGEEIKEMIREINPEILIPIHTEKPDLLKDIMQLNPALK